GATATTTCTTTTATTCCATTTGATGGGAAGGTCATTGAAAATAAAATTGTACATGGGTTAACAAATATCAAGAAAATGAGTATCCAATATTCGGATAAAAGCAGGAATAATAATCTTAAGGATTCTTTACTGGATACGAATCATTGGATTTCAACTCATCTGAAAACTACAACACAAAAAAAACTCATCCTTATAACAGAAGGAAAGAAAACCGTTCATAATCATATGGAAGGCATCGGGACTATTTTAAAAAAGAATCATATTTCCTTATATCCGATAGCTTTAAGTGACAATAATGAAAACGCCAATCATTTTCAAAACCTTGCTGCAGAATCGCAAGGAAAAGCTCTTTTTTATAAAAAAGACCAGGATTTGACTAGATTTTTACAAGAAATAATGAAAGGAAAAAAGAAGGACCATTCGAACATTTCTGGCAAAGTGATTCTTGATTTGAGTGACTTCAAAGGGAAGGTAGAAGTAACACCGACCCATAATGCTGAAATTCATGATCAAATGATCCATATTCCTTTCAATCTATCTGAAAACGAATTACAGAAAAAATGGAGTCTTCCTATTATTTTTAAAAAAGAAGGTACTTATATATTCGATAAAATAAAGCTTGTTCTCAATGATGGAGAAATAATGACTCATCCTTCCGTTACGATTGTAGTAAACAAAGGGGATGAACTTGGGGTAGAAATAATGGCTAAACCTTCCCAAGAGAAAGTAGTGAAACCTGTAGATCAAAATGCGGAAGGATCGATCGATTTTCACATAACCCCAAAAGGTGAAGAAAAAAAAATTCGTCGGAAACCAGTTGATGTCGTGTTTGTATTTGATAAATCAGGTTCAATGGATGAAATTGGGAGAAGACCCGAGAAATTAAGAAGTGCGAAAGATGCGATGACAGCTGCGATTCAGTATTTTAAAGAAAATGCTGGCCCTAGTGATCGATTTGCATTTATCCCTTTTGATCAACAAATAGATGAACGGTATAAAATAAATCTATCGACTAAAGATCAACTGTCTTCCATTTTATTTAACGTAAACAATATTAAAGCAAATGGAGGAACGAACTATACAGATCCATTAAGGGAAGCTAGAAAAATGTTAGAAAACTCTTCAAATGATAAGAACATTGTTTTTTTAACAGATGGGAAACCAATGACCGCTACATCAAAAGAACAAGTTCAATATAATAAGGGAGTTAAGGATTGCTTTAGGTTGTTTTTTAATTGTAAACGGGATGAAGTATCAGAGGAGAAATTTGTATTTTTTGATTTGCAATTTCGTAGTAAGGGATCGTTATCTACAAAAGTCTATTTCTATGATGGAAACAGCATAGTGACAGATGCTACTGTAAATTTACATGATACCTTTTATAATATGAAAACTCTTTCTAAAGATAAAAAGAAAGTAACACAATTAATCAAGCAAAAAGGATTAGAAGAAGCATACCGATTAGCGAGTAGCCAAATAAAGCTATATTCCGTCGGTTTTGGAAATGATCAAAGTGAATTAGACTCTAGTTATTTACAAACCTTATCTTCTGCTACAGGTGCTTTTGCAAAAAAAGCTTCAGAAGGAAATGTATCAGATGTATTTATGAATATTTCAGAAAGTATTAATGCCCATAAATTAGATACGGAAATAAGAGTCGATCTTCGTCCTTTTGAAGGAAAAGTGAAAGTACAAGAGGGTTCTGGAATCCGTGTAGAAAATGGGATCGCTTATTTTAATCATCGATTTATTTATGAATATATGAAAGGTACTCCAAATCCAATTGATTTAACCTTACCATTAGAGTTTACAAAGGAAGGAGAGTATACCTTTAATGATATTTACTACACATACACAGGGCCAAATGATAAACAATCAATGCCGATAAAAGTGGATCCAATCACCATTATTGTAAGTCCAGAAGCACCGCCAACATTAAAAGGGACAATGGAGCTACAAGGAGAAGTGAACACCGTTGACAACATGATTAAAGAGAAAGGCGGTAAGGGGAATTACTTTAATGTCGATTATACTCTTTCCCCAGGAGGTTTAAGTGATCATAAAGTAGTAGGTAAACTGACTTCTATTCACATTATTCAACCTCTTCCAGAAGGGATTATGGTCAATCCTGCTCCGAATATAGCGGAACGAGTAAGGAATGGACAAAGAGAAGCGGTGGTTACTGTCAATAAGGATATCTCTTATTCTTCTGGAAAATTCACGCCTGAACAAGTGTCTGCGATGTTGTCCTTAAGAGCAGAGTGGGCTCTCAATAATATCAAAATGCCGTTAGCTACCATTGAATATACTGACAGTCGGTTCGGAAAAAGCAGTCATACGATTCCACCTTCTCAAGAGGTGCTTAATAATAAAGTACGATTATCATCGTTTGATCAAACTGCCTATGATGGATATTCAAATGGAATATTAAAGAAAGTAGATTCCAAAAATAATCAAGTAATGGCGGAAACAGAATATCCAAACCCTTATGGTTTCAAAGCAAAAGCAGTTAAAGAGCTTGAGTGGTTATTTGATTCAAATCATAAAGCGATCCGTATCACATATTATGATGACGATCAAGCCATTGCTTATTTGGTACCTGATATAGAAATGACTGGTGCGAGGACTGGAAATACGATTGGCGATTACGCAAAAGTTCAAGAAAATGTATATGTTTCTTTAAACCAATTAGTGGCCGGAAAAGGAACCAAATATTATTATCAAGTTGAAAATAATACGGGCAATTCTACGTGGAAGGAATTTGACTTGAATACCAAAATTCTATTAAATGTCCCAGGGAAAAATACCATTAAAGTAAAATCCCGAGGCGGATTTTCTATTGATGAGTATATGGTAAGCAAAACTGTGATAATTGAAAAACTTGTTGAGGAAATTAAAGTAGATCCAAGTTTTATAGAATTAAATGTGAATGAGTCCAAAACGATTAAAATTACAGTATTGCCAGAAGATGCTTTAAATAAGGATTACACAGCAGAAGTCAAAGATGATAAAGTGGTGGAATTCGATCCCAAGGAAAATGTCATCATTGGAAAAGCTCCTGGAGAAACGAAAATTATTTTCACAGCTAATGATGACTCGAAAGTGAAAGCGAAAATTACGATAAAAGTAACAGATCCTTTCATCCCCTTAGAAAGTATTCGATTTAAAGAAGTAATCTATCGATTAAAGCCGAATCATTCAAGGAAAGAAGTTATGCAATATCTTATCTTTAACCCAGATAAAGCAACCTATCAAGAAATTCAACATGTAACATCATCAAATGAGAATGTCATTAAAATTGTGGAGCAAGATGGAAAATGGTATATTCAACAAACTGGGCAG
This genomic stretch from Oikeobacillus pervagus harbors:
- a CDS encoding VWA domain-containing protein, which gives rise to MKRRIFRYSIFMAILFLLTSSLINPQILKAAEQSNIDFSVIPSASEYVLDSSGKAEGHLNIDILSKEMETESDVVIMYDTSAHMVKDQLIKGQSKKKAGEEILDNIIQFFEHNQFGNDISFIPFDGKVIENKIVHGLTNIKKMSIQYSDKSRNNNLKDSLLDTNHWISTHLKTTTQKKLILITEGKKTVHNHMEGIGTILKKNHISLYPIALSDNNENANHFQNLAAESQGKALFYKKDQDLTRFLQEIMKGKKKDHSNISGKVILDLSDFKGKVEVTPTHNAEIHDQMIHIPFNLSENELQKKWSLPIIFKKEGTYIFDKIKLVLNDGEIMTHPSVTIVVNKGDELGVEIMAKPSQEKVVKPVDQNAEGSIDFHITPKGEEKKIRRKPVDVVFVFDKSGSMDEIGRRPEKLRSAKDAMTAAIQYFKENAGPSDRFAFIPFDQQIDERYKINLSTKDQLSSILFNVNNIKANGGTNYTDPLREARKMLENSSNDKNIVFLTDGKPMTATSKEQVQYNKGVKDCFRLFFNCKRDEVSEEKFVFFDLQFRSKGSLSTKVYFYDGNSIVTDATVNLHDTFYNMKTLSKDKKKVTQLIKQKGLEEAYRLASSQIKLYSVGFGNDQSELDSSYLQTLSSATGAFAKKASEGNVSDVFMNISESINAHKLDTEIRVDLRPFEGKVKVQEGSGIRVENGIAYFNHRFIYEYMKGTPNPIDLTLPLEFTKEGEYTFNDIYYTYTGPNDKQSMPIKVDPITIIVSPEAPPTLKGTMELQGEVNTVDNMIKEKGGKGNYFNVDYTLSPGGLSDHKVVGKLTSIHIIQPLPEGIMVNPAPNIAERVRNGQREAVVTVNKDISYSSGKFTPEQVSAMLSLRAEWALNNIKMPLATIEYTDSRFGKSSHTIPPSQEVLNNKVRLSSFDQTAYDGYSNGILKKVDSKNNQVMAETEYPNPYGFKAKAVKELEWLFDSNHKAIRITYYDDDQAIAYLVPDIEMTGARTGNTIGDYAKVQENVYVSLNQLVAGKGTKYYYQVENNTGNSTWKEFDLNTKILLNVPGKNTIKVKSRGGFSIDEYMVSKTVIIEKLVEEIKVDPSFIELNVNESKTIKITVLPEDALNKDYTAEVKDDKVVEFDPKENVIIGKAPGETKIIFTANDDSKVKAKITIKVTDPFIPLESIRFKEVIYRLKPNHSRKEVMQYLIFNPDKATYQEIQHVTSSNENVIKIVEQDGKWYIQQTGQLGYATVTVTAVKKDRNGKIITDGKEIKDSAVFEVEEQTTSPPSKDRLEGKW